One stretch of Nycticebus coucang isolate mNycCou1 chromosome 7, mNycCou1.pri, whole genome shotgun sequence DNA includes these proteins:
- the NEUROD1 gene encoding neurogenic differentiation factor 1 — translation MTKSYSESGLMSEPQPQGPPSWTDECLSSQDEEHEADKKEDDLEAMNAEEDSLRNGGEEEDEDEDLEEEEDEEEEDDDQKPKRRGPKKKKMTKARLERFKLRRMKANARERNRMHGLNAALDNLRKVVPCYSKTQKLSKIETLRLAKNYIWALSEILRSGKSPDLVSFVQTLCKGLSQPTTNLVAGCLQLNPRTFLPEQNQDMPPHLPTASASFPAHPYSYQSPGLPSPPYGTMDSSHVFHVKPPPHAYSSALEPFFESPLTDCASPSFDGPLSPPLSINGNFSFKHEPSSEFEKNYAFTMHYPAATLAGAQSHGSIFSGAAAPRCEIPIDNIMSFDSHSHHERVMSAQLNAIFHD, via the coding sequence ATGACCAAATCGTACAGTGAGAGCGGGCTGATGAGCGAGCCTCAGCCCCAAGGTCCTCCCAGCTGGACAGACGAGTGTCTCAGTTCTCAGGACGAGGAGCACGAGGCAGACAAGAAGGAGGACGACCTGGAAGCCATGAACGCCGAGGAGGACTCGCTGAGGAATGGGGGCGAGGAAGAGGACGAAGACGAGgacctggaggaggaagaggacgaggaagaggaggacgaCGACCAGAAGCCCAAGAGACGCGGCCCCAAAAAGAAGAAGATGACCAAGGCGCGCCTGGAGCGTTTTAAACTGAGGCGCATGAAGGCGAACGCCCGCGAGCGCAACCGCATGCACGGGCTGAACGCGGCGCTGGATAACCTGCGCAAGGTGGTGCCCTGCTACTCCAAAACTCAGAAGCTGTCCAAGATCGAGACGCTGCGCTTGGCCAAGAACTACATCTGGGCCCTGTCGGAGATCCTGCGCTCAGGCAAAAGCCCTGACTTGGTCTCCTTCGTTCAGACGCTTTGCAAAGGCTTATCCCAGCCCACCACCAACCTGGTTGCGGGCTGCCTGCAGCTCAATCCCCGGACTTTCCTGCCTGAACAGAATCAGGACATGCCCCCTCACCTGCCGACAGCCAGCGCTTCCTTCCCTGCGCATCCCTACTCCTACCAGTCGCCAGGGCTGCCCAGCCCGCCCTATGGTACCATGGACAGCTCCCACGTCTTCCACGTCAAGCCTCCGCCGCACGCCTACAGCTCCGCGCTGGAGCCCTTCTTTGAGAGCCCCCTGACTGATTGCGCCAGTCCTTCCTTTGACGGACCCCTCAGCCCGCCGCTCAGCATCAATGGCAACTTCTCTTTCAAACACGAACCGTCCTCCGAGTTCGAGAAAAATTATGCCTTTACCATGCACTATCCGGCAGCGACCCTGGCAGGGGCCCAAAGCCACGGATCAATCTTCTCGGGTGCCGCTGCCCCACGCTGCGAGATCCCCATAGACAATATTATGTCCTTCGATAGCCATTCACATCATGAGCGAGTCATGAGTGCCCAGCTCAATGCCATCTTTCACGATTAG